In Halobaculum limi, one DNA window encodes the following:
- a CDS encoding protein-L-isoaspartate O-methyltransferase family protein → MDGPDPALLREDMLDSVEHSLGHAPGEAVRDAMSTVPREEFVAEAPYANRAGEQGGTRVLAPATVARMLSALDADSGDETLVVGVGVGYTAAVLAEIVGARHVHAVDISRRMVYDARQNLAAADYEAVLVDCADGANGLPAYAPFDRVLVEAAAVDPPRALADQLAPDGRLVLPRGRGADQSVVAFEPDDAGRLHETETAGPVSLSPLLVDGEQAGAGERNRTRREDAEFSQQGYFAKTGWEHEWIDWDDRLTGTDR, encoded by the coding sequence ATGGACGGTCCGGACCCGGCGCTGTTGCGCGAGGACATGCTCGACTCGGTCGAGCACAGCCTCGGCCACGCGCCCGGCGAGGCAGTTCGCGACGCGATGTCGACCGTGCCGCGCGAGGAGTTCGTCGCCGAGGCACCGTATGCGAACCGAGCGGGCGAACAGGGCGGGACGCGCGTGCTCGCGCCGGCGACGGTCGCGCGGATGCTGTCGGCGCTCGATGCCGACTCGGGCGACGAGACGCTCGTCGTCGGCGTCGGCGTCGGCTACACTGCGGCGGTACTCGCGGAGATCGTCGGCGCGAGACACGTGCACGCCGTCGACATCTCCCGCCGGATGGTGTACGACGCGCGGCAGAACCTCGCCGCCGCCGACTACGAGGCGGTGCTGGTCGACTGTGCCGACGGCGCAAACGGCCTGCCAGCGTACGCCCCCTTCGACCGCGTCCTCGTCGAGGCGGCGGCGGTCGACCCACCGAGAGCGCTCGCCGACCAACTCGCACCCGACGGCCGCCTCGTCTTGCCCCGTGGTCGCGGCGCAGACCAGAGCGTCGTCGCGTTCGAACCCGACGATGCTGGACGCCTGCACGAGACGGAGACCGCGGGCCCGGTGTCGCTGTCGCCGTTGCTCGTCGACGGCGAGCAAGCAGGAGCGGGCGAGCGCAACCGAACCCGACGTGAAGACGCCGAGTTCTCCCAGCAAGGCTACTTCGCCAAGACCGGGTGGGAACACGAGTGGATCGACTGGGACGACCGCCTCACCGGAACCGACCGCTAA
- a CDS encoding alpha-amylase family glycosyl hydrolase, which translates to MDSQGTLDGVDSADPGAVFADGGQPAWYRDAVVYSLDVKTFQDSDGDGWGDFQGLIDRLDYLEEIGVDCLWVRPFYPSPLRDNGYDVADYRGVDDRMGSMDDFDRLVDEMDDRGMRLITDLVLNHTSVDHEWFQRAREDPDSKYHDYYLWTSHIDDAFHTENIFPEFEDGVWSYDEVAEKHYFHQFYNHQPDLNVANPEVQEELFDIIQFWLERGVDGFRIDAAHPMVLPKGHNAHRMDDPQWLFREMKRRAREVKDDAVLLAEADDEPDHLDFYFAGGDGFDALFNFVGNSHVTYGVGVEDTWPLHRMFEQIPDGDPDGHVWWANFLRNHDEWNLLKLPHEALEHAREEFREGHGDGRDSWIFGRGHRLRLADLYDGDHDRIAMAHSLLLALPGTPILFSGDEIGMHADLDLPERQAVRTPMRWDGSEPNAGFSSADADELVIPVDGTGWPGVFQADVASQRGDADSLFARVSRAVEARKRAPEVSRGDFAVVDTDPKEVWAHRFDHDGEVLLTVHNFADDHREAVVGFDVDPDDAECVLGDAEFTVADGGVSVSMDGCDYLWLRGEKR; encoded by the coding sequence ATGGACAGCCAGGGCACTCTCGATGGGGTCGACAGCGCCGACCCCGGAGCCGTCTTCGCGGACGGCGGACAGCCAGCGTGGTACCGCGACGCGGTGGTGTACAGCCTCGACGTGAAGACGTTTCAGGACAGCGACGGCGATGGCTGGGGAGACTTTCAGGGACTGATCGACCGTCTCGACTACCTCGAAGAGATTGGAGTCGACTGTCTGTGGGTCCGGCCGTTCTACCCGAGTCCGCTGCGCGACAACGGCTACGACGTGGCCGACTACCGTGGCGTCGACGACCGGATGGGGTCGATGGACGACTTCGACCGCCTCGTCGACGAGATGGACGACCGCGGGATGCGCCTCATCACCGACCTCGTCCTCAACCACACCTCTGTCGACCACGAGTGGTTCCAGCGTGCCCGCGAAGACCCCGACTCGAAGTACCACGACTACTACCTGTGGACGAGTCACATCGACGACGCGTTCCACACGGAGAACATCTTCCCCGAGTTCGAGGACGGCGTGTGGTCGTACGACGAGGTCGCCGAGAAACACTACTTCCACCAGTTCTACAACCACCAACCCGACCTCAACGTCGCCAACCCCGAAGTCCAGGAGGAACTGTTCGACATCATCCAGTTCTGGCTGGAGCGTGGCGTCGACGGCTTCCGCATCGACGCCGCCCACCCGATGGTGCTCCCGAAGGGGCACAACGCTCACCGGATGGACGACCCGCAGTGGCTGTTCCGCGAGATGAAGCGCCGGGCCCGCGAAGTGAAAGACGACGCCGTCCTCCTCGCCGAGGCCGACGACGAACCCGACCACCTCGACTTCTACTTCGCTGGCGGCGACGGCTTCGACGCCCTGTTCAACTTCGTCGGTAACTCCCACGTCACCTACGGCGTCGGCGTCGAGGACACGTGGCCGCTGCACCGGATGTTCGAGCAGATTCCGGACGGCGACCCCGACGGGCACGTCTGGTGGGCGAACTTCCTCCGGAACCACGACGAGTGGAACCTCCTGAAACTCCCACACGAGGCGCTCGAACACGCCCGCGAGGAGTTCCGCGAGGGCCACGGCGACGGGCGTGACTCGTGGATCTTCGGCCGCGGGCATCGCCTCCGACTGGCCGACCTGTACGACGGCGACCACGACCGCATCGCGATGGCCCACAGCCTCCTGTTGGCGCTCCCGGGGACGCCCATCCTCTTTTCGGGCGACGAAATCGGGATGCACGCCGACCTCGACCTCCCCGAACGGCAGGCCGTCCGCACGCCGATGCGCTGGGACGGCAGCGAACCGAACGCGGGCTTCTCCTCGGCCGACGCCGACGAGTTGGTCATCCCCGTCGACGGCACCGGATGGCCGGGCGTGTTCCAGGCTGACGTGGCGAGTCAGCGCGGCGACGCCGACTCGCTGTTCGCCCGCGTCAGCCGCGCGGTCGAGGCGCGCAAGCGCGCACCCGAGGTGAGTCGCGGCGACTTCGCTGTCGTCGACACCGACCCGAAGGAGGTGTGGGCCCACCGCTTCGACCACGACGGCGAGGTACTCCTCACCGTTCACAACTTCGCGGACGACCACCGCGAGGCGGTCGTCGGCTTCGACGTCGACCCCGACGACGCAGAGTGCGTCCTCGGTGACGCCGAGTTCACCGTCGCCGACGGCGGCGTCTCCGTCTCGATGGACGGCTGTGACTACCTCTGGCTTCGCGGCGAGAAGCGATAG
- a CDS encoding PAS domain-containing protein: protein MSNPSSDDLSVLLVFDGRSDRDLLYRWLTESDGFTPRVPETDADPFAGDFDVCLLDVDGTRAHGDALSAYRKSTSTYHPTLLYVAERFGDPGAALARLDSAGDHVDETVAAPIRQAALARRLRALARARSLSTELAASRDRLERLVRHLPDAVFVCRDGVVTYANPAAESLLAVEPSTLEGRPLADLVPAVDADAVTAALTAAGTAGRGGPIETTLTRAVISDTDGGVADDSAASSTTGPADSRPVPVEMTTIDVGEGDVQVVAHDLRERREREERLALYRRAMDEATVGITIADHTDDDEPLIYANNTFKGLTGLGDDQILGHNPRLLQTDATDVESIARLRRAIDAGEEESVVLLNRREDGRMWYNALDISPIRNDDGGVTHYLGFQRDVTDRVARDQRLTVLDRVLRHNIRNRLNVVLGYADHIDGVIEAYAGGDGPDAKTDTVDVEALRADVDRIRTAALDVLDLSDSARKFREDVVDIEDADAVDAAAVVEEVTARLAAANDDAAVRLSLPDRRVCVSGAAPLMLAVEELIANALEHVPAPTVTVSLSVDGDDAVLRVADDGPGVTPDSRTPLEYGAETPTEHGQGIGLWLVRWSVDAAGGTVRYEESSGGGAAVVARLPLVDDCSDDAGE from the coding sequence ATGTCTAACCCGTCTTCGGACGACCTGTCTGTCCTCCTCGTCTTCGACGGGCGATCGGACCGCGACCTGCTCTACCGCTGGCTGACCGAGTCCGACGGATTCACGCCGCGGGTCCCGGAGACGGACGCCGACCCCTTCGCTGGTGACTTCGACGTGTGTCTCCTCGACGTGGACGGTACGCGGGCGCACGGCGACGCACTCTCGGCGTATCGGAAGTCGACGTCGACGTACCACCCGACGCTGTTGTACGTGGCCGAGCGGTTCGGTGACCCCGGCGCGGCGCTGGCACGACTGGACTCCGCAGGCGACCACGTCGACGAGACGGTCGCCGCGCCCATCCGGCAGGCGGCGCTGGCACGACGGCTTCGAGCGCTCGCACGCGCACGCTCGCTGTCGACGGAACTGGCCGCGAGTCGCGACCGCCTCGAACGACTGGTCAGACACCTCCCGGACGCGGTGTTCGTCTGTCGAGATGGCGTCGTGACGTACGCGAACCCCGCGGCGGAGTCGTTGCTGGCGGTCGAGCCGTCGACGCTGGAGGGCCGGCCACTCGCCGACCTCGTGCCGGCGGTCGACGCCGACGCGGTCACGGCGGCGCTGACCGCCGCGGGCACCGCGGGACGGGGTGGCCCCATCGAGACGACGCTGACGCGAGCAGTGATCAGCGACACCGACGGCGGCGTGGCCGACGACTCTGCCGCGTCGTCGACGACTGGGCCAGCCGACTCTCGGCCGGTCCCGGTCGAAATGACGACTATCGACGTGGGTGAGGGCGACGTACAAGTGGTCGCACACGACCTCCGAGAGCGACGTGAACGCGAGGAGCGACTTGCGCTGTACCGTCGTGCGATGGACGAGGCGACGGTCGGCATCACCATCGCGGACCACACCGACGACGACGAACCGCTCATCTACGCCAACAACACGTTCAAGGGACTCACCGGGCTGGGCGACGATCAGATCCTCGGACACAATCCCCGCCTCCTCCAGACGGACGCCACCGACGTCGAGTCGATCGCACGGCTTCGACGAGCGATCGACGCGGGCGAGGAGGAGTCGGTCGTGTTGTTGAACCGCCGCGAGGACGGGCGGATGTGGTACAACGCGCTGGACATCTCGCCCATCCGCAACGACGACGGCGGGGTGACCCACTACCTCGGCTTCCAGCGGGACGTGACCGACCGGGTGGCCCGCGACCAGCGACTGACCGTTCTCGACCGGGTGTTGCGCCACAACATCCGCAACCGCCTGAACGTCGTCCTCGGCTACGCCGACCACATCGATGGTGTCATCGAGGCGTACGCGGGCGGCGACGGACCCGACGCGAAGACCGACACCGTCGACGTCGAGGCGCTCCGTGCCGACGTGGACCGTATCCGTACGGCCGCTCTCGACGTCCTCGACCTCTCGGACAGCGCTCGGAAGTTCCGCGAAGACGTCGTCGACATCGAGGACGCCGACGCCGTCGACGCGGCGGCGGTCGTCGAGGAGGTCACCGCTCGGCTGGCGGCCGCGAACGACGACGCGGCGGTACGCCTGTCGCTGCCAGACCGACGCGTCTGTGTCTCGGGGGCCGCACCGCTGATGCTCGCCGTCGAGGAACTGATCGCGAATGCACTCGAACACGTCCCAGCGCCGACGGTGACGGTGTCGCTGTCGGTCGACGGCGACGACGCCGTGTTGCGCGTCGCCGACGACGGGCCGGGAGTCACTCCAGACAGCAGAACGCCCCTCGAATACGGCGCGGAGACGCCGACCGAACACGGCCAGGGGATCGGTCTCTGGTTGGTCCGGTGGTCGGTCGACGCCGCCGGCGGCACGGTTCGCTACGAGGAGTCGTCGGGTGGCGGCGCGGCGGTCGTCGCGCGGCTACCGCTCGTCGACGACTGTTCCGACGACGCGGGCGAGTAA
- a CDS encoding Gfo/Idh/MocA family protein, with product MYDVGIVGCGVIGSRLAESFTEHSDTTVAAACDVDVERAESFAADYDADPYTDHEAMLAEADLDILYAGVPPVHHREIAEAGLDAGVHVICEKPIAEDAAEGERLAAREADTDLVTAVNLPFRYTPGFIELRERVADGEIGTPKRVSLDFRFPRWPREWQDVDWLRSREQGGPIREVGTHFLFGVQEAFGGIDRVSAEVQYAGPDACEESVVGWFETAGDDSVHGTIDLLCDHEQPEENAITVTGSEGELTLTEWFRLTADPGTDDEEELCADRESTTVTLVDEFVTELEGGDGDLVSFAEATAVQRVVDAIFDSEGDPVEV from the coding sequence ATGTACGACGTGGGCATCGTCGGCTGTGGCGTCATCGGTAGTCGACTCGCAGAATCGTTCACCGAGCATTCGGACACGACCGTCGCGGCCGCCTGCGACGTCGACGTCGAGCGAGCGGAGTCGTTCGCCGCCGACTACGACGCCGACCCCTACACGGACCACGAGGCGATGCTGGCGGAGGCCGACCTCGATATCCTCTACGCCGGGGTGCCGCCGGTTCACCACCGCGAAATCGCGGAGGCCGGACTCGACGCCGGCGTCCACGTCATCTGTGAGAAACCGATCGCAGAGGATGCCGCGGAGGGCGAGCGACTCGCCGCTCGTGAGGCCGACACCGACCTCGTGACGGCCGTGAACCTCCCGTTCCGCTACACGCCGGGGTTCATCGAACTCCGCGAACGGGTCGCCGACGGCGAGATTGGCACGCCCAAGCGCGTCTCGCTGGACTTCCGGTTCCCGCGGTGGCCTCGTGAGTGGCAGGACGTCGACTGGCTTCGCTCGCGCGAGCAGGGTGGTCCAATCCGCGAGGTGGGCACGCACTTCCTGTTCGGCGTCCAGGAGGCGTTCGGCGGCATCGACCGCGTGAGCGCCGAAGTCCAGTACGCCGGCCCCGACGCCTGTGAGGAGTCGGTCGTCGGCTGGTTCGAGACGGCCGGTGACGACTCGGTCCACGGTACCATCGACCTCCTGTGTGATCACGAGCAACCCGAGGAGAACGCCATCACCGTCACCGGGAGCGAGGGTGAACTCACGCTGACCGAGTGGTTCCGGCTGACCGCCGACCCCGGCACAGACGACGAGGAGGAACTGTGTGCCGACCGTGAGTCGACGACGGTGACGCTCGTCGACGAGTTCGTGACCGAACTGGAGGGCGGCGACGGCGACCTCGTCTCGTTCGCAGAGGCGACGGCCGTACAGCGTGTCGTCGACGCCATCTTCGACTCCGAGGGCGACCCGGTCGAGGTGTAG
- a CDS encoding DUF5788 family protein, with translation MDDHERDRLLARLRGGSTLGAEMAERVEIDGTTVNLKSLLFELHGLDTVPEPEHERIEELLGHLRRERISRRQQIAEGDISVEEGEELVAEVIGIDRAINALGRLDARGYEETARESRIESHKQWLGLVKQLR, from the coding sequence GTGGACGACCACGAACGCGACCGACTGCTCGCCCGACTGCGCGGCGGATCGACGCTGGGGGCGGAGATGGCCGAGCGAGTCGAGATAGACGGAACGACGGTCAACCTGAAATCGCTGCTGTTCGAACTGCACGGTCTCGATACGGTCCCGGAACCCGAACACGAACGGATCGAGGAGTTACTCGGGCACCTCCGACGCGAGCGGATCAGCCGACGCCAACAGATTGCTGAGGGCGACATCTCCGTGGAGGAGGGCGAGGAACTCGTCGCCGAGGTGATCGGTATCGACCGCGCGATCAACGCGCTCGGGCGTCTCGACGCGCGTGGATACGAGGAGACAGCGCGGGAGAGCCGCATCGAGAGCCACAAGCAGTGGCTCGGATTGGTGAAGCAACTGCGGTAG
- a CDS encoding MaoC/PaaZ C-terminal domain-containing protein, producing the protein MAYSYEPHYFEDFEVGQEFVSVGRTVTESDFMMHSALTGDWTELHTNAEYAEDNAFGERIAHGPMTFVQATGFVYRTGIVERTALAFLGMNYMDLPNPVFIGDTISMEMEVTETKDLSSRDDAGLVVIDCEVTKQDDTVVLEGDMKFLIKTRAEADDPHA; encoded by the coding sequence ATGGCATACAGTTACGAGCCACACTACTTCGAGGACTTCGAGGTCGGCCAGGAGTTCGTGAGCGTCGGGCGCACCGTCACCGAGTCGGACTTTATGATGCACTCGGCGCTGACGGGCGACTGGACGGAACTGCACACCAACGCCGAGTACGCCGAGGACAACGCCTTCGGCGAGCGAATCGCCCACGGCCCGATGACGTTCGTGCAGGCGACGGGCTTCGTCTACCGCACGGGCATCGTCGAGCGAACCGCGCTGGCGTTCCTCGGTATGAACTACATGGACCTCCCGAACCCCGTGTTCATCGGCGACACCATCTCGATGGAGATGGAAGTGACCGAGACGAAAGACCTCTCCAGTCGCGACGACGCGGGTCTCGTCGTCATCGACTGCGAGGTGACGAAGCAGGACGACACAGTGGTTCTGGAGGGCGACATGAAGTTCCTCATCAAGACCCGCGCCGAGGCGGACGACCCACACGCGTAG
- a CDS encoding PHP domain-containing protein, giving the protein MTEEVGLRIDPHVHSEESYDGHDPVELLLEHAAEIGLDGIVVTDHDAIEASLRAADLAPEYGLIGIPGVEVSTAAGHLLAIGVEERPPARRPFTETVETVREMGGVAVVPHPFQRTRHGVRRRHIDDCDGVEVFNAWLFTGYRNRRARRFAEAHGYPGVAASDAHHARYIGRAFTEVTVPEATHPAVVDGDDVVAALAAGNGSVHGRRQPVPRSAQHYLTGAGRKGAWTASRAARRAPDVVQALFGDS; this is encoded by the coding sequence ATGACCGAGGAGGTTGGTCTCCGGATCGACCCGCACGTCCACTCCGAGGAGTCGTACGACGGTCACGATCCGGTCGAACTGCTGCTGGAACACGCCGCGGAAATCGGCCTCGACGGCATCGTCGTCACCGACCACGACGCCATCGAAGCGTCGCTTCGCGCGGCCGACCTTGCCCCGGAGTACGGCCTCATCGGTATCCCCGGGGTGGAGGTGTCGACGGCGGCGGGGCACCTCCTCGCGATCGGCGTCGAGGAGCGCCCGCCCGCCCGCCGTCCGTTCACGGAGACGGTCGAGACGGTTCGCGAGATGGGCGGCGTCGCGGTCGTCCCGCACCCGTTCCAGCGGACGCGCCACGGCGTCCGCCGCCGCCACATCGACGACTGCGACGGCGTCGAGGTGTTCAACGCCTGGCTGTTCACCGGCTATCGAAACCGCCGTGCCCGCCGCTTCGCGGAGGCGCACGGCTACCCCGGCGTCGCCGCCAGCGACGCCCACCACGCCCGGTACATCGGTCGCGCGTTCACCGAGGTTACCGTCCCCGAGGCGACGCACCCGGCGGTCGTCGACGGCGACGACGTGGTGGCGGCGCTCGCCGCGGGCAACGGCTCAGTCCACGGTCGCCGCCAACCGGTCCCTCGGAGCGCACAGCACTACCTCACCGGTGCGGGTCGCAAGGGGGCGTGGACGGCCTCGCGGGCCGCCCGCCGTGCGCCGGACGTCGTTCAGGCGCTGTTCGGTGACTCGTGA
- the paaE gene encoding 1,2-phenylacetyl-CoA epoxidase subunit PaaE, which translates to MRRNIDPSVAAGGDSEEAAECPYCGSTDTEREHPIGPGLCRSMHFCNDCEEPFEQFG; encoded by the coding sequence ATGCGCCGGAACATCGACCCCAGCGTCGCCGCGGGCGGGGACTCCGAGGAGGCGGCCGAGTGTCCGTACTGCGGGTCGACCGACACCGAGCGTGAACACCCGATCGGACCAGGACTGTGTCGCTCGATGCACTTCTGTAACGACTGTGAAGAGCCGTTCGAGCAGTTCGGCTGA
- the paaD gene encoding 1,2-phenylacetyl-CoA epoxidase subunit PaaD: MPTNMPTDTPADSEACAYTSYEAGEAPEEYPKTGEGATGVEADVWAALYEVEDPEMPVSVVDLGLLYDVTVADGRCTVEMTLTYSGCPARDMLTNDVRCAAETAPGVDEAEVRLRYSPEWTVAMVTDAGREALREFGLSV, encoded by the coding sequence ATGCCGACCAACATGCCGACCGACACGCCCGCCGACTCGGAAGCGTGCGCGTACACCTCCTACGAGGCGGGCGAGGCGCCCGAGGAGTACCCCAAGACGGGCGAGGGCGCGACGGGCGTCGAAGCGGACGTGTGGGCGGCGCTGTACGAGGTAGAAGACCCCGAGATGCCCGTCAGCGTCGTCGACCTGGGCCTCCTCTACGACGTGACGGTCGCGGACGGCCGGTGTACCGTCGAGATGACGCTCACGTACTCGGGGTGTCCCGCTCGCGATATGCTCACGAACGACGTGCGCTGTGCCGCCGAGACCGCTCCCGGCGTCGACGAAGCAGAGGTCCGACTGCGCTACTCGCCGGAGTGGACCGTCGCGATGGTGACCGACGCGGGCCGAGAGGCCCTGCGCGAGTTCGGGTTGAGCGTGTGA
- the paaC gene encoding 1,2-phenylacetyl-CoA epoxidase subunit PaaC — MSNAPEAEAPTAASLDRDDLSPEAQVALEELLFRLADDEFVHAERLTEWQIFAPTLESDLALANIAQDEFGHARLWYDLLQELGYTEEECIWRRPADEWTHSTLVERPFADDGWGDVVVRTYLYDVAEELRLEALVDTSYAPLADRVGKALSEEDYHRDHALSWLERLAADDDARDHLQAAVEDLFPHALSLFTPSTHEEEIRANGFRRDSLADVREEWLETVVPTLEGYGLVVPEPEDVQRPEARGRDGSHTDEWFELYDAFTATHREVDFDRPARLRGEDG, encoded by the coding sequence ATGAGCAACGCACCCGAGGCCGAAGCGCCCACGGCGGCGTCGCTCGACCGCGACGACCTCTCGCCGGAGGCGCAGGTGGCGCTGGAGGAACTCCTCTTCCGCCTCGCGGACGACGAGTTCGTCCACGCCGAACGCCTCACCGAGTGGCAGATATTCGCGCCGACGCTCGAATCCGACCTCGCACTCGCCAACATCGCCCAAGACGAGTTCGGCCACGCTCGCCTGTGGTACGACCTCCTCCAAGAACTCGGCTACACCGAAGAGGAGTGTATCTGGCGGCGGCCCGCCGACGAGTGGACCCACTCGACGCTCGTCGAACGCCCGTTCGCCGACGACGGCTGGGGCGACGTCGTCGTTCGCACGTACCTGTACGACGTGGCCGAAGAACTTCGGCTGGAAGCGCTAGTCGACACCAGTTACGCGCCGCTGGCCGACCGCGTCGGCAAGGCGCTGTCGGAGGAGGACTACCACCGCGACCACGCGCTGAGTTGGCTCGAACGACTCGCCGCGGACGACGACGCCCGCGACCACCTGCAGGCGGCCGTCGAGGACCTGTTCCCGCACGCACTGTCGCTGTTCACCCCCAGCACCCACGAGGAAGAAATCCGCGCGAACGGCTTCCGCCGCGACTCGCTGGCCGACGTACGCGAGGAGTGGCTGGAGACGGTCGTCCCGACGCTGGAGGGGTACGGCCTCGTCGTCCCCGAACCCGAGGACGTTCAGCGCCCGGAAGCGCGCGGCCGGGACGGCAGTCACACCGACGAGTGGTTCGAGTTGTACGACGCGTTCACTGCGACCCACCGCGAGGTGGACTTCGACCGACCCGCTCGCTTGCGCGGGGAGGACGGATAA
- the paaB gene encoding 1,2-phenylacetyl-CoA epoxidase subunit PaaB, with amino-acid sequence MIWEVFRQEKPGDYHRHVGNVHAPDREMAKLFAQIQHARRMQTNSLWVVPQTEIGEVDTEDAAFGGRTDKSYRWAMTYNDIDSSFAQEVEDSEAEQREAARKRREQLEAEEQR; translated from the coding sequence ATGATCTGGGAAGTGTTCAGACAGGAGAAGCCGGGGGATTACCACCGCCACGTCGGCAACGTCCACGCGCCCGACCGCGAGATGGCGAAGTTGTTCGCGCAGATTCAGCACGCACGCCGGATGCAGACCAACTCGCTGTGGGTCGTCCCGCAGACCGAGATTGGCGAGGTCGACACTGAGGACGCCGCCTTCGGCGGTCGCACCGACAAGTCCTACCGCTGGGCGATGACGTACAACGACATCGACTCCTCGTTCGCACAGGAGGTCGAAGACAGCGAGGCCGAACAGCGTGAGGCCGCGCGCAAGCGCCGTGAACAACTCGAAGCCGAGGAGCAGCGATGA
- a CDS encoding Phenylacetic acid catabolic protein produces the protein MDIEEVKERAGPRQFGPKDDMPEEYRKAATRMIQFHANSEVMGGYLDKEFTRHAPSLDRKLANTAKVQDEIGHAQLLYRAAETLGVKTRDEMLDELQNGEGKFLNCFHYPVDSWYEAPMIDFFVDGGAMRRQATLKSTSWTPYAHAMDKVCFEEGFHVKHGESILRELMRGSKATQERTQETFEEWWPRILQFFGPTNDKSTHNDFAMDVGLKTVSNDELRNSFLNLYVPKAEKYGLEIPEYPRIFERDDGTMAVRESDLDWDEFWTIAKNDYEGSDIQIGSRARRQEAVEWVRSSLDGWEAGMSGTPQAAD, from the coding sequence ATGGATATCGAGGAGGTCAAAGAACGCGCCGGACCCCGGCAGTTCGGGCCGAAAGACGACATGCCGGAGGAGTACCGCAAGGCGGCGACGCGGATGATCCAGTTCCACGCCAACAGCGAGGTGATGGGTGGCTACCTCGACAAGGAGTTCACCCGTCACGCGCCGTCGCTCGACCGGAAACTCGCCAACACGGCGAAGGTGCAAGACGAGATTGGGCACGCACAGTTGCTCTACCGCGCGGCCGAGACGCTGGGCGTGAAGACGCGCGACGAGATGCTCGACGAACTCCAGAACGGCGAGGGGAAGTTCCTCAACTGCTTCCACTACCCGGTCGACTCGTGGTACGAGGCGCCGATGATCGACTTCTTCGTCGACGGCGGCGCGATGCGACGGCAAGCGACGCTCAAGTCGACGAGTTGGACGCCGTACGCGCACGCGATGGACAAAGTCTGCTTCGAGGAGGGCTTCCACGTCAAACACGGCGAGTCGATCCTCCGTGAACTAATGCGCGGGTCGAAGGCGACCCAAGAGCGCACCCAAGAGACGTTCGAAGAGTGGTGGCCGCGCATCCTCCAGTTCTTCGGGCCGACGAACGACAAGTCGACGCACAACGACTTCGCGATGGACGTCGGCCTCAAGACCGTCTCCAACGACGAACTCCGCAACTCGTTCCTCAACCTCTACGTCCCGAAAGCCGAGAAGTACGGGCTGGAGATTCCCGAGTACCCGCGCATCTTCGAGCGTGACGATGGGACGATGGCCGTCCGCGAATCCGACCTCGACTGGGACGAGTTCTGGACCATCGCCAAGAACGACTACGAAGGCAGCGACATCCAGATCGGATCGCGTGCGCGTCGTCAGGAGGCCGTCGAGTGGGTGCGCAGTAGCCTGGACGGCTGGGAGGCGGGAATGAGCGGAACGCCGCAGGCGGCCGACTGA
- a CDS encoding helix-turn-helix domain-containing protein gives MIEECLVVEVRVSGDDCPLAAATATTGTPIRAEPPQLRADGNVLLRFGAPRSDALAETLDADERIRYLHRSRAGDRDTYRCLSKHPCVVHELVSAGLLVEDITYRDGDATVTGAVVGHEVLRGVMERAGETVGVRLTRTYPLREETEPVTGQFGLTPPQTEALRAAVDAGYFAVPRAATSEEVAAELGLSKSAFLERLRRAEATLYEGLFGE, from the coding sequence ATGATCGAGGAGTGTCTCGTCGTCGAGGTGCGCGTCAGCGGCGACGACTGCCCACTCGCGGCCGCGACAGCCACGACCGGGACGCCGATTCGGGCGGAGCCACCACAACTGCGCGCGGACGGCAACGTCCTCCTCCGGTTCGGCGCACCCCGCTCGGACGCCCTCGCGGAAACACTCGACGCCGACGAACGGATCCGCTATCTCCATCGCTCGCGGGCGGGCGACCGCGACACCTACCGCTGTCTCTCGAAACACCCGTGTGTCGTCCACGAACTCGTCTCGGCGGGGTTGCTCGTCGAAGACATCACCTATCGCGACGGCGACGCGACCGTCACAGGTGCGGTCGTCGGCCACGAGGTCTTGCGTGGCGTGATGGAACGCGCAGGCGAGACGGTCGGCGTCCGACTCACGCGGACGTACCCGCTGCGCGAGGAGACAGAGCCAGTGACCGGGCAGTTCGGCCTCACGCCGCCGCAGACGGAAGCGTTGCGGGCGGCGGTCGACGCGGGCTACTTCGCCGTGCCACGGGCGGCGACAAGCGAGGAGGTGGCCGCCGAGTTGGGCCTCTCGAAGAGCGCGTTTCTGGAGCGACTCAGGCGTGCGGAGGCGACGCTGTACGAGGGGCTATTCGGGGAGTGA